The nucleotide window ATTAAATGCAAGAGTAGTAGGACTTAATAATGGTTTGATTAGTGAATCATCAATAAATCATTATACAACAGTAACACGAAGTCACCATCGTGcagtatttcctttttcaaaccCGGCACATACATGGAACAATGTTACTTCCACCATAATTAAGtgtaatatattaattaattaactataattaaatataaaattaatatgaaaatacatATCACACACTTTTAGTGTACGCGTAGGCTAATCTCCTCTTCCTTTAGTTGGTGTAGCATCTGGAATGTGCTGGCAGATGGGTTGAGGAATTTGTCTTACCAGTCTTGACTAATTGATGCTGCCTTATGTATGGGTTAAAATCTGACCACGCATAAATTATGCGTTAGAAGGAATGGTAAGGGATCAACTAAGTCGCTGTCGTATCCACAAGGTATAATAACAACTAATATCTCGATCATTATCGAGATCGAGCCGTCAAAAAGCTTGTAGGGCAAAGTAAATGTCGTGATATTTGAAGGAGGCAAGATGAGGTACAATCAAGAGATGAAGACATTCTGGTCAAGGACGTTGGACAAAAGGgaatattaataatatatatagGAGGTAAGAAGACAAGAAAAGGAAAGATTTCCTCTCCTagagagaaaaaataaagaaaaccaaGAAAAGGTTTAGATAGCGAATACAAATCTTTAGTGATTATTGAATCAACAAAGATATATTCTCTTAATCGATGTGCTTAAATCTAAAATTAATTATCCATGACTAAAATTTATCCTCTATTTTCTTCATTAATTAGTTTAGCAAAAACCTTAATACTTTTTGTCAAACACCTTCACCTCCCTAAAGTCCTAAACTGATCATATCAACTACCACCTAGGGAGGAATGTGGATGTGCACTATTGATTTGGCTAAATTCGGTATACCTAACGATAAATCCAATGTACAGATATATTCCAATTGAAAGCTTCCTCTAAGTTAACCAAATTTTGTGTCAACTCATCaataaaagacaaagaaaatgttGATTCTGTTTTCAACAAGCAcccaaaaatgaaaatcaaaaccCAATTTAACACGAAGAAGAATAGAAAAGGgggaagaggggggggggggggggttggaggAAGACATAAAAATATATGTATGTGGAGAGAAGGTCTATAGAACAAACATGGAGTATTTTGCACCAGAAAATAAAGCAAGAGATATTCCCAAATCATATGCCACAAGATAGATAAAAGCAAGAGACGGACCCAATTTCAGATTTAACCTTTGTACAACGAGAACTGACTCACATCggctcaagaagaagaagaaatttataaaaaaagaagaagagagagaggcTAAAGCTTATGCACAACCAAGAAAAGCAAGGCAGCTAAGACACTGTCCATTGCAGAACCTAAAGAACAATAATCTTACAGACAAAAAAAGCCAAAGCATAAAACAAGTACACAATTGTCTTTTAGCTCCAAAATTCTAACACCTCATCCTTATTGAGATGATGAAACATACTCAACATccaaccacttaattctgacccTAATATTCCCTTTTCACCGGAATATTACATCTTTCGCTTACCGGATTTGGGTCGTCGGTTAGATTTTTCATTCTTCCCAAAAGCGCTACAGAATCCACATGCAGATACTTTAGGAGACGGCGGCTCTATTGCCGGCGACACCTTACCGGTTCGGAAACCGCGGTTAGATCGGCTCCTTTCAATGGATCCAGGTGTTTCCGATGAAGCCTTATTCACAGCCACCGACACCTCTAATTTGGGTTTTGCTCCTCTAATTGGGTCTTCTTTCTCTTCTCTGTCAGTTTTAGTACTACTTTCTTCTTTTGGAAAGCGGCCCAGCTGAATCAATTCACCTGAAGCTGTCAATATTTTGTCGTCCCATACAAGTCCTGATGAACCCTGTCTCCGAAACGACGTCGTGGATCTCTGTAATCCAGCCATCAGAGAATTGAGGAAAAAGTtaacacttacctcaaattttTTTGCAGAAAGTCTTGTTCtttgtattgttgttttataCTGGGTTGGACTCTAGATCTTTCTCGGGATGAGCACTGTGAAAACAAGTATGGAGGCCCTCGCAATTGTGGTTGGACTTTTTCTCACATGTTTCTGTACCTCCAGCCGTATTTATAGAATGGAAGAGATAGGAATGGGACCagtattattataattatataatagTAAAGGGACCCAGTATAAATAGTccttggaaacagcctctcttccctttggggtaggggtaacgtctgcgtacatattaccctccccagatctcatttgtggaattatactggatcgttgttgttattgttgttgtaaagGGACCGTAAAACTACTAGCCCGTTTGGATTTgctcaaaaatataatttttcaggAGAAATAATTTTTAAGCCAAAAATAATAAGTTAAGGTAGCTTTTGacttgttttaaataatttttaatttattttaggtACTATTTAActttgtcaaatattaaaaaaaaactaaaaaaaattaaaaattgatttgacttatttaaaagtcaatccaAACACACTCTAAAGTTCGGGGTGGGATAGATATACCTTAATCAGAGTTGGAGCttaaaaaatttagaaaattctggTAGTAAGTTATTCATTTTTAATAAGCCTTATCCAATGCAAATTCAAATGAGTATGTAATTGAAAAAAATGGGAGAGGTAAAATGAGATAAGTAACTTTGTATGCATTGTTAGTATAGTATTTATAGGATTGATGTGTTTTTATTTGTTATATTAGGTTACCTACTTTATCTTTTTAGTTTTTAATAAATACTTactctaaaatatttttttgtgtaaTTACATTTTAAGTGATTTGTGAAGTGTAGATTATTTTTTTGGGTATTATCATTTTTAGCCTGCGCCATAAATTATTTGATGGGTTTTTATTTGTTATATTAGGTTACCCACTTTATCTTTTTAGTTTTTAATATATActtactcaaaaataaaaattctgtAATTACGTTTTAAGTGATTTGGGAAGTGTAGATTATTTTTACATACTTATAAAGATTAAACTCTAGTAGTACAGAGTATATAATATAGCTCACGGGTTGGTTAAAGGTAGTCGGCCCTTTAGTCACTCCCTCGTAATGACTCTATTAGGTGTGTAATATTTTATTAAGcattatttcttttcctaattaATGATACATAATAAGACATGCTCTTAGCAACTTTTAACATTTGTATTATGAATTCACGCTTTGTTTAATTACTTTCATTCACGTATTCTATTTCTTTCTTAACTCTTTCGTTTCCTTTGACTTTGACTGTGAGTCTGTGACTATTTCTTtatacatgaaaaaaaaaaaaaaactgactaTGAGTTCATTTGGATTAACTTATTTTAAGTGGTTTTAAGCCAAAATCAATTTTAAGTCATTTTGTAGTGTttggataaagtaaaaaaaaaaagtgcttttaagcattTATTCTTAACAaaaaagggttcaaaatgcccctaaACTATTGGAAAAGGTTTACAAATACCCTTCATCCACCTATTGGGCTAAAAATACCTCTCAATCCACCTTTTTGGTTCACTTATGCCCTTTGACCGTTAGGTCAAtgctgaattaaaaataattattattctttttctaaaatttcaaaaattattttacaaaatattttcgtttttttaaactATTGCATCAGTAGTCCACTAATTTAgtaaagtcttcttcttctttttcttcttcttcttcttcttcttcttcttcttcttttttcagtttttacaaaaaacaattcagtttttacaaaaaatattttttttttcattttttccagttcttttaaagcatttctttgtaaaaaatgaaaaaatttgtaaaaacagaaaaaatatttttattaaaatattttcgtttttaaaaactggaaaaatattttcaacaaaatatttttgtttttgaaaaatattctttttttcattttttcagttttttttaaaaacaaaaatactttattctttaaaaaaaactgaaaaacgaAAATAAAACTAAATGCTTtacaaaaactggaaaaaaaaaatcaaaaccaaaaatattttgttgaaaatatttttttcagtttttaaaaaactaaaatattttattaaaaacatttttttttctgttttacaaaaaaaaatagtttttacaaaaaaattgattttttatttgttcaaactgaattttttgtaaaaatgaaaaaaaaaagactttacTAAATTAGTGGACTATTGGTGCATTcgtttaaaaaacaaaaatattttgtaatttttttttaagttttacaaaaagaataataattattttaaatttagcaTTGACCTAACGGTCAAAGGGCATAAGTGAACCAAAAAAGTGGATGGAGGGGTATTTTCAGCCCAATAGGTGGATGATGAgtatttttaaacctttttcaATAGTTTAGAGGTATTTGGAACCCTTTTTccgtatttttaagctaaaataataaaagcaagTCAAAAACTAGAAATCCTAACTTATGACTTAAAAGCTACTTAAAATAAGTCCATCCAAACACCGTAGGATCTAAAAGTTCTACCTCTGCGCTTCTGTAAAATTGTCTGTTTCTTCCTTTGTTTTATGATTTTCTTTGTTGTCAATTCTTCTTCGCCTAAAGTATTTTAATACCTTCGATTGTTTCCATCGTCGGCATAGTTTTTGTATTCTATTCTTGCCATTGATTTGTGGTTACTCGTAATTGTTTACTACGTTTTAACTTTATGAAtgttattaaaattaaaatcaaccAGTTTTTAAATGTAACCAAGAAACTAATTTCAACCTTTTAGATTTATTCCGCCAATAAGGAAAAGATCCAGTTTTTAGAATGCAGTTGTAGTACGTTTGCTTATTTAAAAATATCTTTTAAACTGAATCAATATTTATCTTATTTAGCTGCCAAATTTTGTTTTATTAACCAACCAATGATTGAAAAATCACAATTTATTGGAGAGAAAGGAACAGTTAATAATTTGTTTTTTATTGACCAAAAGCAATTTAAtacatttaatttaatttaaaacagAACGAGACCATAGGGTTGGGAAATTAGCTAGGTGAGGCTCTACATATTAATTGTCCGTCCAACCAATCCAATATATGGGTTCaagtgtcacgacctaaactggagggtcatgactagcacccgaccatacttgccgagcaccaacatacattttatctaacctttttttattatcttttagggttgacgaaatcaatataaatagtagacatggatcatggacaaccaacaataaaatatgatggcatgaacatacatagcaggggatgaccagacaatcaagaaactacatataaggtacgagctaccacgctaccatgaaagactatacaaataagttaaatcagccgacaaggcataccaaactatacatgagtcgacacttgtctatgagcctctaaatgaacataagtgctgcaacatagccggaacagggctccgacatacccataatgtctataacaaaaatgcataccaagaccacggcaagtccggagaagggatctcgccaatcactgttgaactggacaacctactgtggcgggggagctgcacctgcctgtctatcagggcctgcagcacgacatgcaacgtCCATAAACAAaaagacgtcagtacaaataaagtactgagtatgtaaggcagggaaccataaatatgatcagtaatgtaagcagggatagagaatatacaacctggaacatctaagtacctctgagggctactgacatgaaatgcatgatacatatgtgtgtatacataaacttttaaaacatacgcctctgtgggcatcatcatcatcatatcgtacccagccataataggctcggtaaaaacgtacccggccgtcataaggctcggtagaatcgtacccggccacgtggagctcggtaaaacccaactgatcagtggttgcacaataggtgccgtacccggccgactatagcgcggctcggtagagtaaaatagatacatatatataatgcatgctcgactcatggaatcacattctaaacctttcggagtgacataatgTCGGTATCGtctgtacacattattaggactaactcttcactatgaaccttataagaatcaggaagtaccaacaacattgataacataccATTTCAAACAACTATGAACCTTATGgtatttttgaactgatgaaagttcaaactcaagactgcctggactgaacccttttcagtcagttttacaatgcaaacaaaccatttcaaacaatgctggggcattcagtcagtggcaaagttcaattagtcatgcgacattattagctcattcgatttattagttatagaaaactaatcgacgacatttatcgagtcgactatactaattataacaggtaataaccagtcgctcatataaacaatacgttcagggacctaaaggatatcagacaatttttgttaaattactgggcctatatgaattaattcatttgacgactaatctaactgacgatcatgtttatcacagagtgcATTTAGAACACAAACAGAAAGCAAATGACCAAATAAGAGGCCTTTTGACAGAGATGGaggaaatccgaatgaaaaataacaaaataacgaaCAAACATAACGaagcatgctgacaacttaattagaaccaaaaagagaaaaggaaacttaccgaaaaagttttgaaatcaaaacggacccaaatcagattcgacttcgaacttttgaggccgaacaaactttaatcagggtgttctcatatgagaacaccttgattaaggtctattagacctcaaacccttgtccagaccggccggattccccaggtgcatgtgttctaaggtctggatttccagatctgattcttagggagttgtgggtagattcggaccaaaccaagcttggtttggtcacgaggaaggtcaggggagtgactgatacaaagatggtgaggtttggtgtagatcgagttttgtctcgaatcttcaaatccagattcgagacgataggagatgattcgaggttcgtggttagtggattcgtgttcaggggagtgagggggtctcagggtgttcagggggtggccaccggcgttcgtgccgccggctttaatggcgaaggagactagggcggctgctagggttcggggggtttcaggtttgagtttggggacgatgaagggtggggttggtatagggggtgcggggtatgaTAGGGGGCTTATATACTgggaggctgattggatctgagccgttagatcagatgatctcaacggcttagatatgatgctgagaaatgagacggggtcgtttgatagttaaacggggtcatttggtttaagtgaggggttgggtcggattggttcctgggtcgggttttgaaacgggttactgatagtgatcctggaccgttggattggattgattggaacggctgagatgagccgcccttgaaacgacgtagtatgggtattgaactacgtcgttttgataaCTGGTGAATGGGTCTTGGGCTAGCTGActtggactgggtctgagtgctggtttgggcctgctttgttttatttcttctttggcccaaaccgattttccttcactcttttgctttttttttcttttaaacaaaaatgagataataataaaatagtgaaattaaaatcaacaacactgtaacatttccacataattatcacaaaagtaagttaaatcacaacctagaacgaacgacgcacatatatttatatattttttgaattttcttttaacgacacatattttttgtattttgtttgataatgactaaatGCGAAATGGACAGACCTACAAACgactaataacacatgtcacggaaaaaaaaatcgaaaaattgtacagcgaaatcatttgtcactatttttattttttgttttccttttggagtgattgctcgtgaagcaaaaatcacgtgcttacaatgacaggaccgcggaccggaacctcaacggaatggcacctcgatcggctcctcACCTCGGTACCCTCTACCATCTCTCttatttccgaactacacgtggcctgattcctgtataaccaaggatatgtaggcagctcagatgtcagggctcggtcacattccctccctttccttagtgtagtccgtccaagtaatggtcgggtcaaaaacacgtctagtcgttctttgtcggaaaactcttcgtgtttccagtcaaagaggggcagctgtaagcacgtgatttttgaccctccccgggaattttacgttcttaagcttaaatacttaatttaggactaatatagcttttttgactatttttactttatttttctcgcaaaagaaaaattacaaaaaatatatataaattttagtttatgtatccctcataaacttgaaaaaatcaaaaattgcactttattttttactttatataatttcgaaaattacaaaaaaaatataattctattaaggttttgtagtcattttaatttggaaaaaatgcaaaagtattactttatattttatctttatataaaaacgaaaattacaaaaaaaatagttttattaatattttgtagctattttaaatcttgaaaaatatttaaaaaagatatagttttgtttaaatactagtcttatttttggtagttattttgcttacataggactagttaagcaacgtgttcctatttctcgggtccgggcaaaagaataatattcgggttcaaactacccggttttaggcctaattttcggacctagcccataataaaccgagtccaccacgcgtgggggacatatgccttgaaccccaccacgcgtggggctcatttttctgggcaaagactatacaaatacacggacaaacttTGAAAGGAGAGGACTTTTggtcagaaaaaagaaaaaaaacgggAATTTTTTTTTGCTCgagcactgttcatcttcttcttcaaaaagaagaagaagagaaagcccTAGGAGCCAGCCCCCCCCCCATGCTTGAACCACCTCAGGCAAAACCCATCCGGTAAAACACCAAACGACCCTTCAACCACCATCGACAAACCACCCTTCCCTCCATCGGCGTACACTACCCTACTCCAAAACCCTCACGTAAACCACCATTTCCGACTTCTTCAAGTCAAACGACCCCGCGTCTGCTGCTATCACGAAGCAGCTGTTGTTGCTCCCTCACCGGAACAGCTGCAGCATCAACGACCCACCATCACTGACCCAGCTCGATCGTCCGAACACCACCCCCACGCAGTCGTAGAAAACCCAGCACCTCCGCCATTGTTAGTCCAACAAGCAGTCGTTGCTGCGCTTCCAAGCAACGCACAGCTGCTCCTTCCTCgcgtccaaacgacccctttttcTGCTTCATCCTCCTCGCGTCGACGCCGTTCCAACGCCCGTCAGCAGCCCCCTTCGCGTCG belongs to Nicotiana tabacum cultivar K326 chromosome 6, ASM71507v2, whole genome shotgun sequence and includes:
- the LOC107814690 gene encoding MAPK kinase substrate protein At1g80180-like, whose amino-acid sequence is MAGLQRSTTSFRRQGSSGLVWDDKILTASGELIQLGRFPKEESSTKTDREEKEDPIRGAKPKLEVSVAVNKASSETPGSIERSRSNRGFRTGKVSPAIEPPSPKVSACGFCSAFGKNEKSNRRPKSGKRKM